gtcttggggtgaagacgggcgtcttctggagctgctgcccgggcgtcttgaggtgaagacgcacggattgtggtgagggagacgggcgtcttctgaggaagacgcacggattgctgtgcagtctcattccttcttcttttcttcctttttcttcataaaagccttggggatttcctcggggatgcaaggatcttttctcatcattgcccatctactatagtatgtacaaaggccttctaatcttgtctctccttgatgcttggtcattgaattcaatcaatttagtctcattttgccatgaaaatgcaaggtttgcactcctttcctaccaaggacacaaaacctcaaagaatatgcaatacaaagaactaaagatagtaaatgacccaaatatgcactaaaaagcatgggaacgaagctaattcggggactaaatgtgctctaattatggtcacatcactgtGGCAAAGGAAAAGtagttgatgatgatgaagaggatgaagaGGAACTCGTGGATTATGGCTCGGATCTTGATTAAGCCTTGCATTTTGCTCCCCACTTGAAAATCCAAAGCACAAGTATGATCCCTTAAATCCAAATCTTTCATGCataattagattagtttgcatttagttaatCTCAtatagttgcattcatataggtTTGCATTAGTATTCAATTAcatgtaatatattgtcacatatagGAATGCATTCATATAGTGTAATTTGCATTGTACTTTAATTTTGCATTTAGATTTAAAGCATGTATTCCATCCTTCCactaaaaacaactaaaaattccacacatttattttcattggaaatatgtaaataaataagtgtggggagtaAATTCTTtcatttaaaaatccaaaaacatgttaattattttcaaaaatacaaaaacccaaaaatatgttcttttatttcaaaaaattgcCTATTAACCACACTCTCTCCGTCATTGGAGGTTGTAAATATCAAGTGTGGTGAGGAGgctaaacaaaaaacaaaaacatgttatttcaatttcaagaaaatttcaaaaatcacaaaaacatgccttttatttttcctatttcttCCCTACATTTCGTTCCATTAAGGACGATGtaaattttaagtgtggggaggaaaatatTCACTTTgtgtatatttatatatatttacttgtaaatttgagaaaatttcaaaaaaatgccgaaaaataaaaaattccaaaaattccaaaaacatatgcattgtatatatatgttttgtctaacaAAGCAGCACAGGAACATTTGAAGCAAAAGGAGAATAGAAGACGCTTGGTATAACCGCTCCTATCTCATTCTCCTTTACTACCCGCttcctttattttgttaaatatatggaggaggacgggatttTGTGCTTTGGGTGTTCCCTTGGGGAACTTGTGGTTTCTGttgttgatgtgctgctaggattTAGACAAATTTGTTGCACGTTTCAATTTCATGTCATTTacatttccgcatgcatttgtaATATGTGAATATGTGTAGTATTTCCTTATgttttgcattgagtttgtatataaatgtttggTTAAAATGTGGTTTAGGGAGGGAGTATGATACTCCTATGATGAGATACGTCCCAATTGTGCCTTCCCCCTCCTCGTGGCTCGCACCCGTGTCCATATGGTTAGTACAAGGGTAAAACGGCATGTTTAACAAGTCTTGACCATCTTGTGAGATCGAGAGGACCGAAGGCTAGACCTAGACTTCGACCTAGCTACTTATAAGTGAGGAATAGAGCCTCCTTTGGGGTCGGTTCATCCATACCCGATCCCCCATTTAagattgtgagtaggtctcctcgcgagacgCGTCATGTCAATATACATAAATGTGTCATTCATTCCTTAGACCGTGATTTGTCCTATTTTTGTGCACATTTTATGAAACAAACTCGTTGCATATATATTTTtagcctcacattgccaaattGCCTTTGTTTCGACCCTTCAAACTAGCTTCAATTTTGTTTACCCCTTTTGAGCCTTATCCTTTCATTTGGCATACCTACTATACTAACTACAACCCAAAAACAACCAACCTTGATCAAGAAAGTTGTCTATGAGTTTGTGGTAGTATGAAGAAAGGGAATTGAGTCTTAGTTTAATGGATGTGTACAATCCATTTGTGTTGAAATTTTGGTTTCTAATTTCGCATATTGCTTGAATAAGAGGTTTttgaaaaagagaagaaaaaaaatagaaaagaagaaaaatgtgaAAAGAAAAAGAATTTTACTTGTTATGTTTTTACATTATGTTTGATgagaaaaagccaagcaacaatcCTTATGCATCATTAaaggagtagaaaaaggcgttgcaaaataaagtgggcatttgatgtttttcctaagtgagtcgggtttacacaatttttgcttgatttgGGAAACCGAATTCTTTTTAGGGTGTAAACGTTACTCATTGGTTGCAATAAGGGGATCATTTTAcgtttttccaaagtgagtcgggtttgcacaatttttgcttgattttgggaaACCAAATTTTttttagggtgtagacgttactcatttgttgCAATAAAGTTGGGAAGAAGGGATTTTGACAACTCCTTGATATGAACTTCACATTATCCatcggtgcttgcaccaatcccgttccgACCTATCCCtaagccccgttacaaccctgtGTTTCATTTTATGTGCATTCTTCCTTTTTTGCATCTAACATGGTCATAGGATAGgattacacattagattgcgggcacggtTCACGAGTCATAGTAGGAGAGTGTTTTGGTTACATTTTGCAAAAGAAAAAACTCGTTATTCAAATGTGTGATAAGTGAATaccgtgaggaagtcggtagtctaggtccccttagtcatgggtctctCTTGGTTGAATCTTGAGTCATGTCATGTAATTATTGTAAGACTAGCCTTGTTTCCCCTTTCCCACCTTAGAATGTGTTTCTTTGACTTATGTGGTCACATTTGGGTTGCTTGTGCCATCCTTAGGGAGTTGGCACCTCATTGGGATTTTGAGATGGTATCTCCCGACATAagcctttcatttttttttttttttggaaataaaacggccgcttagatgaggaaagcggtttggctttttgtgatgcatcttatatgttgatttgtgcttaaatgttggatgtgtcaaaaAATTTCCGCAAGCCCACACTTGCCTTGCAAGGGAccacatacctcattgtgtttcgttgtaagttgaagggacggagaaggcccgttaattgcctatcatcggatattattagctTAAATTAGGTAGAGGGGAAAATAAGAGACACAAGTTTTGCTCACTTACTTGGGGACGAGTAAGGGTTAAGTGTGGGAATGTTTGATGTGCGCTTATTTTGTACCATTTTCCCCCTTCTTCCCTATGAATTTTGTCCCTAATCTAGACGGTTTTGACCTCTTTAGCTTGAATTTTATACCCTTAGTCCCATTCTACAAGTCTTATGTCTCTCCTTGAAGGTTTTGAGCCCAAGAGGACTAAAGGATCTAGCAAAGAACCTCACAAAGCAAGCATGGGGAAGAAGGTTGAAAGAAGCAAAGAAGGACTCCCGGCCGGTCGGCCGGCAGCTGGTCCACCGGCTGAGAGTCTCCCCCAGGAGTCGGTCCATGGCTGGCAGCTGGTCATCCGATCCAGCATAGCTATTATTCAAGAAACCACGAGAAAATGCAGGGATTTCCCAGCCGGTCCAAAGCCGGCGGCCAGTCGACCGGCCCAGACCCCTTTCCCCGCATTTTCAACTCTTGTAATTTTTGACCTTATTTGGttgtaaactataaataccccctccctaatTTCATTCGACACATTACCCTAGATCTAGAATTCTCTCTAATTTTATGCAAGTCTCTTAAGCAAagtactaatctttccttaattaaatCTTAATTACCAACTTAATTAGTTTAGATCTACTTAGTCTCAATAGTTTACCCTTGAGTATTTGGGGTGTAATTGAAGAAGATTGAAAGATTTCTTCCATTATTAATACAAGACTCAACCTTTCTTCGCTGTTGGTATAATTACTTCTCTTGTTAAGTttatttatcaattgtttacatttctaatTACATCCTTATTGTTGTTtcatttattatcatgtttaccaCCATGTTTACTTGCTtcttttcaattgtttacattttctcTTTGAGTATGTGTGAGTAGTGACCCCCTAGGGTTTAGAGGGAACCTAAGTAAGGATTAAGGTATGAATATGGTGTGTTAATGTTGGTAATTGGGTAAACTATTTGGCTTTTGTTAACATGAATAGAAGGTGTTTGTAGGAATGTGTGAATGAAAGTTCATGtttttctccattttatgcttagtGTCTTGTAGAACGAAAGTTTACATGGATGCTTGATAGTGTGTTTACATCAAATTTGAATGCTTTGTGAGAGCTTTGTGTCCATATTTAGGAAAGTGTAAGAAATTAACTTTCTTGACCAATAATTACGCATTACCCTCCAATACCGATTCTTACCTTAACTTGCTTAGGGGAACCCGTCAACCCTAGTTtttaatcaatagtttacatccTATCATCTTAACTTGCTTGCTTTTAATTGCTAAGTTCTAGCTCAATCGATTTCACCTCTCTCTTTTTATTAAACCAAACTTGGACTCGAACAAACCTTGTTTAAGCCCACACCATCCTCGTGGATTTCGACCCCATTTATACTACTAAATTGGGCTTGTTTTTTACCCGAAAACGACGACAATTCCGCGCATCAACATCTTATCCTCAAAGATCTAGCTCAAACAATTGAAGATTTATCTCCCATTTCTTGTTCTTGCTCTCCATTTGTAAGTTCACCCTTAAACTTTCTCCCTTATTCTTATTTAGTATACCTTAATTTCTCTAATGTATGGTCTTAAAATTAATTAGAGTTGTGATTAATTAATTAGGGTTATGACTAATTAATTAGGGTAATTAAGGGAGTTcattagtattattgttgttgtagtaATATTAGTCATAATTTGTGTAGGAGGAGACTTCATTGACGAGCCCTTCTAGCTTGGTTGGTTGATTGATTGAAGACTAGgaagaggtagggtttccctacttagctttGATGATATAGATGTTTGTTTGTGCACTAATTACCATTAATAATGACatggtagttgcattataacatgagtaATTGTAATTAGGGTTTGATGGTATGTTATTGTTTGGCAATATTTATACATGTGGAAAAATGGGTAAGCATTGTTGGTATTTTATTGTTAGTAGATTGCATTACATGTTTATGAGACATTGGTACAAATGGAAATTTATTGATGAATTGATCATTTGTTATATGTCATGAGTTGTGTCATTGGGAAGCATACTACTTGTTTGTAATTGTCATTCTATGTGGTGTTGATTCTTGGAGAATGGTTGGATTTGGCATTGGTTGTTGAGCAGACATAAGACGGTTGGAAGACCGTTTTGCGCTTGAgacgcctcttggagcttcccactccaaaagGGATGTGCACGTTGAGGACTTgcgtttggagggactcgtgtggttgaggtaTGACGTCTGACACGGGATCCGAGTCGctctcgggcccggtaccacggagTGTTCCGAGTGCCTAGTTGTGTGATGCGGTGTTGTGTGCGTGTCCCTGACACCGGTGTTGGAGGTGGATACTTGAATTGTTGTACGTCATTGTATAAATCTTTAAATGCATATTCATATAGTTCATCGTAGTAGCATGCCACTCATGAACATTTGTATTATTGGAGCTAACCAAAGTGTTTTCAAAatgtctgtggtgaaccatatgatgATTTTTGCTCATATGGGCAGCAATGAATTGACAGGTTAGCCTAGCATATATGCGGAGGCTTGGGAGCCATCTTCACCTTGTTGTCATCATGCTTGTTGTTGTCTAGTTTTTGACTCTTAGACTCAACTTTTCATTTCAATATGGTTGTAATTAAATGGGATAGTATTTGCATCTCTTAACATGTAACTAATTATCTGACTACAACTAATCTATTTAAATTGTTGTTGTTTTAGCAAGATTTCACACGGAAGTATTGTCTTGCTAGGGGAATGTTTtgcagggtgatctaactcaattaACAATGCCTGGCTagtacgaaaaataaataaagagtaAGCAATAAAATGAGACacagatttatacgtggaaaaccctgggaataagtgAAAAACCCAcgagcaccaagccaggagggattttCCTATGGTTTGATGTATCCTggcagggtgatctaactcaattaACAGGTCATGACCTCAtacggactaaattgacaagtagatagtgaccgcctccctgtggagatcgaccctacttactggtAGCTTTTGTTAgtgtatctaggtatttatttttggtactaaatgaCGATATCAATTACCTCTTGGAATGTGAAGGGGTTTAATTGCCCTATTAAACATAGTGAAGTGAAAGATTTCTTATGgacaaataaaattgatattatagCTATCTTGGAAACTCGAGTGAAAAGTAACAAAGCTACCAAAATTATTCATAAACATTTTAGGGATTGGATTGTCATATGCAACTATGACAAACACTATAATGGTAGGATTTGGATCCTTCTAAATCCTAAAACTACTGCTAGTCTGCATAAGAAGATTGAAGCCCAGTTTATTCATTTGCAAATCCAACATCATGAATCTAACTTCAATTTCTATTTGAGCATGGTTTATGGGAGTAATAATGCTCAAGAAAGGGAGCAGTTGTGGTCAAGCTGAAGAGCTATCAGTACTCATGAACCTTGGTTGGTTCTTGGGGACTTTAATGTAGTTAGAGACCCGGATGAAAAACTTAGCAACAATCCCCATGTTCTTCAGGAAATGCTCACTTTCAGCTCTTGCCTTTCTACTTGTCATTTGGATGACTTGTCTAGCACTGGGTGTGATCTTACTTGGAATAATAAACAAGACCACCAGACTAGGGTATGGTCAAAATTAGACAGGGTTCTGGCTAATGCAGGTTGGATTTCCTTATTGCCTAATTCTTTTGCTCATTTCTCTGAGGCTGGCATTTCTGATCACTCCCCTGTgattgttcaagtctctgaagataagaagattcataaaagatttAGTTTCTTAAATAGCTGGATAGACCATCCTGACTATTTTGCTATTATTATTGCTGCCTGGAAGACTGATATAAGAGGAAGCCCTATGTTTTCCTTCTTTGACAAGCTTAAATCTGTCAAGAAAGCTCTCTTTGTTCTTCATAAAACTGATTTTGCTAATATTTCCCTTCGAGTTAAAGAAGCTAAGGCCAGCTTGACTGATTGTCAATCCAGGCTTCTTCAAGAGCCCTTCTCTGCAACTCTCATTCAGGAATAAAAATCAAAGCTTCTGGACTACACCACTCTTAAAGCTACCGAGCTTAATATCTTTTCTCAGAGAGCTAAGATTAAGCATCTCCAAGGAGCTGATTGTTGCTCTAAATATTTCTTTGCAAATATTTCTGAAAGAAGGCACCAGCAAGTGATTGGAGCAATCAAAGATAAGACTGGCAGACTTCAGTTAGGCTCTGATCAGATTAATATGGCCTTTCAAGACTATTATGTTTCATGTTGCTCAGCTTGATGAAGATTTTCTTTCATTAGGTAGCAGAGTTTCTCCTTCTTACAGTGCTGATCTTATCAAGCCTATTTCTCCTCAAGAAATTAAAGTTGCAGTATTTTCTATGGATAAAAATAGCAGTCCAGGAATTGATGGTTTCTCTGCTGATTTTTTTAAATCAGCTTGGCCAATTGTTGGTGAAGACTTTTGTAGAGCTGcatctaatttttttttcaaacaaatCATATGTCAAAGCAAGCCAACTCCACTGTGATCTCCTTAATCCCAAAGAAAAGTACAGCTGATTCTGTTTCTGATTACAGGCCTATTTCATGTTGTATAGTTTTTTATAAAGCTGTAAGCAATGTCCTTACTAACAGGCTCTAAAACGTTTTGCCTTCCATAGTTGGTGATGAGCAGGCTGCATTTATTAAAGGGAGGAGCATTTTTGAAAATATTATGCTCTCCCAATCTCTTGTGAAGGGTATGGGAGGAAGAACATCTCTCCTAGGTGTTtaatcaaagtagatattcgaaAAGCATTTGATTCCTTACAATGGGATTTCATTGCTAATACTTTGAGAGGGTTTGGCTTCCCTGATACATTTTCAAAATGGATTATTGGTTGCATTACTAATCCCTGGTATTCTATCAAGGTTAATGGGGAGGTCTCAGGGTTCTTCCAAGGAGGTAGTGGCATTAGGCAGGGTGATGCTTTGTCACCTTACCTCTTTGTCTTGAGCATGGAAGTGCTCTCAAGGTACCTCAGAAAAATTTGTGACAGACAGCAGGTTTTTTATCACCCTAAATGCAGTGGTATTAATCTTACTCATCTTATTTTTGCGGATGATTTGATGATTTTCACACGAGGGGATGTGCTCTTTGTCAATGTTGTGACTGATACTCTTAATAACTTTGCTCTGATTCCTGGTCTTACTGCTAACACTGATAAAACCTGCATATACTTTAGAGGACTGGCTAAATAGTATTCATGATCTTATTCTTAGAAATACTGGTTATTCTCAGGGTGATTTCCCTTTCAGGTATCTTGGACTGCCTCTTAACACGTCCAGAATCACCACAAATATGTTTGATCCTCTTCTAGTTAAAATTCACAAAGGAATTCACCATTGGTCTAACCACTTTATCACCTATGTTGGTAGACTGCAGCTAATCAATTCCATGGTTTTTGGTTTGGAGAACTTTTGGTGCTCAAGTATTCTTCTTCCCCAGCAGATATCTAAGCACATAAATCAATTGTGTAAAGATTTCTTTTGGGGTAACTGTGAGGGGGGCAAGAGGTTAGTTTTCAAAAGTTGGAAACAAATTTGTTCTCCATTTGCAGTAGGAGGATTTAATGTGAAAGATCTGTCAGCTTGAAATTTCTCTCTTTTGTGTAAATGGATTTGGATACTTTCCTCTCCTGCTCCTGGTAAATGGGCTCATTGGATTAGACGTTATGTGCTCAAACAAGAGGATATCTGGCATGTTCCTTTCAAAGATTGCTTCTCTTCCAGTTTCAAAGGAATTCTTACTATCGGTGACAAATTAATCAGTCTTGCAGGAAATATTCAGAATGCTACAACTATTCTGTACATTTGGGTAGCATGAGGTAAACTCAGCATGAAGAAGGCATACCTGTTCTTCAGAAATGTCTCTGCAGTAGGGCCTTGGGTACAGAATATCCTACACTCCAGAATTCTTCCTAGTCATCTAATTCTTTGCTCCCTTAGTGCCCAAGCTCAGCTTGCCAATGTTGATAATCTAAAGAAAAGGGGGTTCCATCATGTTAACAGATGTGTTCTTTGTGAAGTGGCAGAAGAGTCTCATTCCCATTTATTTATTCAATGTGCCTATTCAAAGGCAGTCTGGCATGCTCTCTTGGCTTGGATGAGAATTTCGAGGCATGGCAAACAGCAAATGGTTGAACTGAGCAGTAGCCATTGTCTAGGAGGAGCAAAAGGTTGGAAAATTGTCTGGTTCAGGACTTCTCTTGCTAATTCAAAGGATTCAGTTTCAGGTTGCTGTTTGAATGCTAATGTGGAAACAAAACCCAGATTATAGTCTTCTAGTTGCTACACTTTGTAAATTGTACTTAGTCTATTATTCTCTTTCagatgttttattttctagtGGTTAGCctttgcacaaaaaaaaaaaaaaaaaaaaaaaaaaaaaaaaaaaactcctctACAAGTTCAGTCCCTAAACAAACATAATAATATACATATCAACTTCTATCCTTAATCGATTGCATAATTGTGAttcccccaaaacccccaaaatctagGTTTTGGTCTCAAGATGCAATTATTACAAGAAATTCCTAAATCCCAAGTatgtcttcctaggatgattggaataaGGGTAGAGGACTTAATTTTACAAATAAAAGGAAGATTAGTGTAAACTTACCTAGAGAATGATTAGAAAAGATAAATCCTTGCAAAATCCCCCAAATCTCTCAAGAGATACAAAAACAATGTAATAATAAGGAGAAATAAGGTATTTGGGTGAGTTTCTAGCTGAAAAGGTGATAATGATTACGCATGGACTATTTATAGGGAGCCCACAACCCTAGgtttaaaacaaaacaaaaccgaGCGAACTCCCCAAACCGGCCTGACTCGATTGAGTAACatgacctactcggtcgagtggcaaatatactcggtcgagttagccCAGGGaaatatggagtattacaatGTTGGTCTCAACCAGGATCCCATTAAGTCGGGTGTCCTTGGTTTCGAAGTGGTTGTGTCGCGTTCGGTACCACCGTTTGAACGAACGACTGGCTCGATGATTGGATTATCGGGGACTCCGGCCACCCAGGATTGTGTTGGTGCCTTGTTCCTATCCAGCGTCTTCCGAGTGAGGTATTTCGAAAATAAGTCTTTTTTTCAGGGCTTTTAGGTAAAGATTTTTCATAAATGGCGCAAAATTGTTTCGGGTCAAAATAGTCGAGTTAGCGTTGTTGGAATCCGGGCTGAGTCAATGCGCTCCTCTCGGATGATATCTCGGGTCGATTATTGCTCTCTTCGGAAGGTTCATGTACACGTAGCAAACAGGGTCGGGGGTGGGGGTCATTATGTTACTGGTGAATGGTCGAGACCTCGCTTGGGGCTAAGATCTCGGTGCCCTCTCTTAATAGCTTAAGCAGTCTTATTTCTAGAGAGGGAAAGATATTAGTGAGAAGTCTGTTTTTCATTGATTGGTGAATAGTGAGGTGTTTATAGGAATCCATGTGTATCTCAATGGATGACTTGACGAGTATTTGGACCCGTATGGTCCCTATTTGGTACGCTGGTCGGATCGCCTAAGCGTGCCTTATCAGTATGATTCCAATTAATGTGGAAGAGTAACATTTATTCGCAAAATATTGATAACTAATAGGTTTTACATCATCATTTAAGaatatttatttctttatttatgaTATTATACCTATACAAAtacaaattttcaaattaatataATGGTAAAATTTTACAACCATGAGTAAAACTGTAAAATCACTATTTCTCAAACTGTTTTGAAACTTAAAATCGTAGTCTCCTAGAATTCAATCGGGATCGACCATAATAAAGATTAGAGAGTATAGCCTATAAGGAAAAGAGATTGTTGTGGGTAGGAAGTCGTGACAAGGATGCAGAAGAAACGTGTATAAACTAGTAACCTCCTCCATTCCTCTTGCTTTAAATCACTCTGATCGCACTTCACAACTCTCACTCACATTTCTACTCACTTCAATCTTCTTCTTCTCCATTCCCCATTTCTACCATTTTCCAGGTATTCCccttttcttttctccttttttttttttttttctccttttaatTTCATCTTTCCCTTCATTTCCATGCTTGCCCCTTTCTTGATTTCGATGTTTTTCATGCGATCTACAGTACATCAACTTCACCAATTTCCATGTTTTTTTTAATTGATCTATTATTTTAATTTTCTATTATGTTAGATGAACTTTGAAAGAATTGAATCGTAAATCCTAACATACcagtcttaaatgagaatttatgtTTAATTTAATCATGATGGGATAATTAAGTAATTGCATGTCCTTGAACTACCTGAAAACCCTCTGTCTTATGCTCCATGATCTGTTTTAAGCACATACCGCCACGGTGCGGAGGGCGTAGCAGAGGTTAccgtcttaatcatttgtttaattttgattaaaatacccgtaAATTAATGACTGAGAGAAAGAGAATAACTTTTAGCCCCAAACATTAAATTCTGGTTTGGCTACTTAACTGATGTGATCTCATTTCATTTGAGACCAGGGCGGAGCAATGCAGTACAAGAATCTAGGGCGTTCGGGTCTTAAGGTGAGTCAGCTATCGTACGGAGCGTGGGTGAGCTTCGGCAACCAATTGGATGTTAAAGAAGCCAAATCCTTACTCCAATGCTGCAGAGACCATGGGGTGAACTTCTTTGACAATGCTGAGGTTTATGCTAATGGCCGAGCTGAGGAGATCATGGGCCAGGCCATCCGTGAGCTAGGATGGAAACGTTCCGACATTGTAATCTCCACCAAGATTTTCTGGGGAGGTCCAGGTCCCAATGACAAGGGTCTCTCCAGGAAGCATATTATTGAAGGCACCAAAGCGTCTCTCAAACGTCTGGATATGGAGTATGTGGATGTCATCTACTGCCATCGTCCTGATTCATCGACCCCTATTGAAGAGACTGTCAGGGCCATGAATTACGTCATTGACAAGGGTTGGGCCTTCTATTGGGGTACAAGTGAGTGGTCGTCTCAGCAGATCACTGAAGCCTGGGCTGCTGCTGAACGTCTTGATCTCGTTGGCCCTATTGTTGAGCAGCCCGAGTACAATTTGCTGTCGAGACACAAGGCATTATATCTTGCTCTTGCTCACTTTTTTTTATCTACTTTATTTTACCCATCTTTGATGCTAATGGATACTAATTCCGTTTAATTGATTGCAGGTCGAGGCTGAATACCTTCCTTTGTATACTAATTATGGTATCGGTCTCACTACTTGGAGTCCTCTTGCATCTGGAGTGCTCACTGGCAAGTACAACAAGGGCTCCATCCCCACAGATAGCCGATTCGCACTGGAAAATTACAAGGTCAGTCTACTTTCAAGTATTTTGGGACCTTTTTTTGTATCGCTTTCTGCTACTTCAACTTTTGTGAATCTTGCTCAGTTTGTTGGTTTGTCCATtttcaattgtttaatttttcgTTCCTATGAATAGTATCTAGCTAGTTAGTATCTCACGCATCAACATTGATGAGACCTATAATAATTCACCCTCTAAGCATAATGCGACTATATTGCGATAAAATATTGTCTCCGTATCCGTATCTGTTACAGCTAAAATGTGGAATTTTATAAGATAATTTAAAAGATGGTATCagagttcatttttttttttttaaatgaacaCTTCATAAGCATGGGTGTATCTACGGGGATGCACTGGGTGCGCCTGCATCCCCCATTATTTCAAGAACATATACTCGTACATATTAGCTTCATGATATCTCATGCAGAATGTTGTATCTTGGTGGTTAGCAACTTGGTTTTTTCCCTAATGGTCATAAACGTGTGAAGTTAAGTATAAATTACAATATAATTAATATACTGGTTGCGAAATTATGATTTATATGTTCTATTCGATAATTTTTATCAACGGTTTTCAAAAACTCCATTATCTATAACGGAGATGATAAAATATAATTCCCCTCAAAAAAGTGGTGGTTTGGATTGTTTTACACCCTTGTTGTGAATTATTAAGCAACGGAATCTAAAAGCCGCTACTAACAcgatgttttatttttgttgaatttttgCATCCCGTTTACCGTTTCTCGATACGCCACGGTTCATAATAGAGATAAAAGGTAGGAAATAAGATGGTAGGACTATGTCACCGATAAACAACTCAAAAAGTGTAGAATGTTATGTTTGGGGGCGAATCAAAAAGGGAAGATTAAGTGACTGGGGATTCTCGTGTCACCAATAAACTTAATCGTAGATCTCAAtttgttattttttattttgtaataCTTTAATATGGAGACTCTCGAAGAGAAAAAACTCTATATGCTGTATTTGTGAAACTCTGTGTTGGGACCAACCCAGTTTCCAACCGTGTTTCATGGTAAGTGAGACAGCCACTTTGCTTAGAGTCCGTCTCCTTTACATTAACCTCGTGAATTCCTATTGAGCGTTGG
The Silene latifolia isolate original U9 population chromosome 11, ASM4854445v1, whole genome shotgun sequence genome window above contains:
- the LOC141611652 gene encoding putative voltage-gated potassium channel subunit beta, translating into MQYKNLGRSGLKVSQLSYGAWVSFGNQLDVKEAKSLLQCCRDHGVNFFDNAEVYANGRAEEIMGQAIRELGWKRSDIVISTKIFWGGPGPNDKGLSRKHIIEGTKASLKRLDMEYVDVIYCHRPDSSTPIEETVRAMNYVIDKGWAFYWGTSEWSSQQITEAWAAAERLDLVGPIVEQPEYNLLSRHKVEAEYLPLYTNYGIGLTTWSPLASGVLTGKYNKGSIPTDSRFALENYKNLASRSLVDDVLKKVNGLKPIAEELGVPLSQLAIAWCAANPNVSSVITGATKEYQVEENMKAIDVIPKLTPAVMEKIEAVVQSKPKKQEAYR